In Arthrobacter burdickii, one DNA window encodes the following:
- a CDS encoding carbohydrate ABC transporter permease, with protein sequence MTVDLPPAPAQLDTPVRPRRIPPAVLLIAPSIVFMALLLGWPVIQGVLQAFRSDDGFTLEFVTRMVQDPYFWPAVRNTLLLIAVMIPLQFAFAITMALLLRSSPRLDKVHFFVWAIPLALSDLAAGLVWLSIFNDRGYLNSVLASLGIDTIPWLAYDNPTTLFLCVLVAEVWRSTSLVLVIVVSGLQGIPKDYDEAAQVFGAGFWQRLRHVTLPLLKPSLQVALILRTILAFQTFAVAQALTGQNFPLVVGETYRWYTGLQNPNVAAALALVILVASMLISIFYLRALRDKGQEGTR encoded by the coding sequence ATGACCGTCGATTTACCTCCGGCTCCAGCTCAGCTGGACACACCCGTCCGACCCCGCCGCATTCCCCCGGCGGTCCTGCTCATCGCCCCGTCGATCGTCTTCATGGCGCTTCTCCTGGGCTGGCCCGTCATCCAGGGGGTGCTCCAGGCCTTTCGCAGTGATGACGGGTTCACGCTCGAATTCGTCACCCGCATGGTCCAGGATCCCTATTTCTGGCCCGCCGTCCGCAACACGCTCCTGCTGATCGCGGTGATGATCCCGCTTCAGTTCGCCTTCGCCATCACAATGGCGCTACTCCTGCGGTCGAGCCCACGCCTGGACAAGGTCCACTTCTTCGTGTGGGCCATCCCCCTGGCCCTGAGCGACCTGGCTGCAGGCCTCGTCTGGCTTTCCATCTTCAATGACCGCGGCTACCTCAACTCGGTCCTCGCCTCCCTCGGGATCGACACCATCCCCTGGCTGGCCTACGACAACCCCACTACCCTGTTCCTCTGCGTCCTCGTCGCCGAGGTATGGAGGTCGACGTCGCTGGTGCTCGTCATCGTCGTCTCCGGGCTCCAGGGAATCCCCAAGGACTACGACGAAGCCGCCCAGGTCTTCGGAGCCGGGTTCTGGCAGCGCCTGCGCCACGTCACCCTCCCCCTGCTCAAGCCCAGCCTCCAGGTCGCCCTGATCCTGAGGACGATCCTCGCGTTCCAGACATTCGCCGTCGCTCAGGCACTGACTGGGCAGAACTTCCCCCTCGTCGTGGGCGAGACCTACCGCTGGTACACGGGGCTGCAAAACCCCAACGTAGCGGCGGCACTGGCACTGGTCATCCTCGTAGCGTCGATGCTCATCTCCATTTTTTACCTGCGGGCTCTCCGCGACAAAGGGCAGGAAGGCACCCGATGA
- a CDS encoding DNA gyrase/topoisomerase IV subunit A encodes MARRQSSAPPEDFTEKIIDIDVEAEMEESFLEYAYSVIYSRALPDARDGLKPVQRRILYMMTDMGLRPDRGHVKSARVVGEVMGKLHPHGDSAIYDAMVRMAQDFSLRLPLIDGHGNFGSLDDGPAAARYTEARLAAAALTMTNHLDEDVVDFVPNYDNQLTQPEVLPAAFPNLLVNGASGIAVGMATNMAPHNLGEVVAAARHLIAHPDASLEDLMRFVPGPDLPSGGKIVGLEGVRDAYATGRGSFKTRATVTVEQLSARRTGLVVTELPYTVGPEKVIERIKDAVTSKKLQGISDIVDLTDRTHGLRLVIELKNGFNPNAVLAQLYRFTPMEDSFGINNVALVDGQPRTLGLVELLQVYITHRILVVRRRTSFRLQRKRDRLHLVEGLLIAIVDIDEVIQIIRSSDEASAARERLMSIYDLSEIQANYILELRLRQLTRYSRIELEKEQEQLRLDIAELEAILGSEERLRTLVSDELAELSEQFATPRRTVLLESEAAAPLKGSVLPAPAGKGAKAIVPLEIADDPCWVLLSASGQLARTSDRQPLGDGQRIKHDAFRSVLPSTARGEVGAVTSAGRMIRLQVMDMPALPPTAGVPNLAGGVPSSEFITLERGESLVGLAPLNGVVAVGTAQGVVKRVQPDYPLNRDDWEVISLKPKDSVVGIASAADDDDLVFITRLAQLLRFPASAVRPQGRTAGGMAGIKLAAGDAVLHFGAVARNDDQGVVVTVAAAGDALPGTTAGSAKVTEFSEYPVKGRATAGVRAHRFLRGEEALSLAWAGHGPARAASANGVARALPTEHGRRDGSGVALTQQIDAVGPSLLGLIEASRPSVPAAGGPLPDGQGPDAPISGQAQGAGDDDAQGTLL; translated from the coding sequence ATGGCCAGGCGCCAGAGCTCCGCTCCGCCGGAGGATTTCACCGAGAAGATCATCGACATCGATGTCGAAGCCGAGATGGAGGAGTCCTTCCTGGAGTACGCGTACTCCGTGATCTACTCTCGTGCGCTGCCCGACGCACGCGACGGGCTGAAACCCGTCCAGCGCCGCATCCTGTACATGATGACGGACATGGGCCTGCGCCCCGACCGCGGCCACGTGAAGTCGGCGCGCGTCGTCGGCGAGGTCATGGGCAAGCTGCACCCGCACGGGGACAGCGCCATCTACGACGCCATGGTGCGCATGGCCCAGGACTTCTCCCTGCGGCTCCCCCTGATCGACGGCCACGGCAACTTCGGTTCGCTCGACGACGGACCGGCGGCCGCACGCTACACCGAGGCCCGCCTGGCCGCGGCCGCCCTGACGATGACGAACCACCTCGACGAGGACGTCGTCGACTTCGTCCCGAACTACGACAACCAGCTCACGCAGCCGGAAGTGCTGCCGGCCGCCTTCCCGAACCTGCTGGTCAACGGTGCCAGCGGGATCGCCGTCGGCATGGCGACGAACATGGCCCCGCACAACCTGGGCGAGGTCGTCGCCGCCGCGCGGCATCTGATCGCGCACCCCGATGCGTCGCTCGAGGACCTGATGCGCTTCGTTCCCGGGCCGGACCTTCCCAGCGGCGGCAAGATCGTGGGGCTCGAGGGCGTCCGTGATGCCTACGCCACGGGCCGCGGGTCCTTCAAGACCCGCGCCACCGTGACCGTCGAGCAGCTGTCGGCGCGGCGCACGGGGCTCGTGGTCACCGAACTGCCCTACACCGTGGGGCCCGAGAAGGTCATCGAGCGGATCAAGGACGCCGTCACCTCCAAGAAGCTGCAGGGCATCTCCGACATCGTCGACCTGACCGACCGCACGCACGGCCTGCGGCTCGTGATCGAGCTGAAGAACGGCTTCAACCCCAACGCGGTCCTCGCGCAGCTGTACCGCTTCACGCCGATGGAGGACTCCTTCGGCATCAACAACGTGGCCCTCGTCGACGGACAGCCCCGGACACTCGGGCTCGTGGAGCTGCTGCAGGTCTACATCACTCACCGCATCCTGGTGGTGCGCCGCCGCACCTCCTTCCGGCTGCAGCGCAAGCGGGACCGCCTGCACCTCGTGGAGGGCCTGCTCATCGCGATCGTCGACATCGACGAGGTCATCCAGATCATCCGCTCCTCGGACGAGGCGTCCGCGGCACGCGAGCGCCTCATGTCCATCTACGACCTGTCCGAGATCCAGGCCAACTACATCCTCGAACTGAGGCTGCGCCAGCTGACCCGGTACTCGCGGATCGAGCTGGAGAAGGAGCAGGAGCAGCTCCGTCTCGACATCGCGGAGCTCGAGGCGATCCTCGGGTCCGAGGAGCGACTCCGCACCCTCGTGTCCGACGAGCTCGCCGAACTGTCCGAGCAGTTCGCCACGCCCCGGCGCACGGTGCTGCTCGAGTCGGAGGCCGCGGCGCCGCTCAAGGGTTCCGTACTTCCCGCTCCGGCCGGCAAGGGCGCCAAGGCGATCGTGCCGCTCGAGATCGCCGACGACCCCTGCTGGGTGCTGCTCTCCGCGTCCGGACAGCTCGCGCGTACCTCGGACCGCCAACCGCTCGGCGACGGGCAGCGCATCAAGCACGACGCGTTCCGCTCCGTGCTGCCCTCGACGGCGCGCGGCGAGGTCGGGGCAGTGACCTCCGCAGGCCGGATGATCCGCCTCCAGGTGATGGACATGCCCGCACTCCCGCCCACCGCCGGTGTGCCGAACCTCGCGGGTGGGGTGCCGTCGTCGGAGTTCATCACGCTCGAACGCGGCGAATCCCTCGTGGGGCTGGCGCCGCTCAACGGCGTGGTCGCGGTAGGGACCGCGCAGGGCGTGGTCAAGCGCGTCCAGCCGGACTATCCGCTGAACCGGGACGACTGGGAGGTCATCTCGCTCAAGCCGAAGGACTCGGTGGTGGGCATCGCCTCCGCTGCGGACGACGACGACCTCGTCTTCATCACGCGCCTCGCACAGCTGCTGCGCTTCCCGGCCTCGGCGGTACGGCCCCAGGGGCGCACCGCGGGCGGCATGGCCGGCATCAAGCTCGCCGCCGGGGATGCCGTGCTGCACTTCGGTGCCGTCGCACGGAACGACGACCAGGGCGTGGTGGTGACGGTGGCCGCAGCCGGAGACGCACTCCCCGGAACGACGGCGGGATCGGCGAAGGTCACGGAATTCTCCGAGTACCCGGTGAAGGGACGCGCCACGGCGGGAGTGCGGGCGCACCGCTTCCTCCGCGGGGAGGAGGCGCTCTCGCTGGCGTGGGCCGGCCATGGTCCCGCGCGTGCCGCTTCCGCGAACGGGGTCGCCCGGGCGTTGCCCACGGAGCACGGTCGGCGCGACGGCTCCGGTGTTGCCCTGACGCAGCAGATCGACGCCGTGGGGCCCAGCCTGCTCGGCCTCATCGAGGCGTCCCGCCCGTCGGTTCCCGCGGCGGGCGGTCCGCTGCCCGATGGTCAGGGCCCTGACGCGCCGATCTCGGGTCAGGCGCAGGGCGCCGGGGACGACGACGCGCAGGGGACGCTGCTCTAG
- a CDS encoding carbohydrate ABC transporter permease, whose protein sequence is MTTTRILDTPPAQPAVDEAPLKRQRRNRALLQVACILISLFMLVPIYLISLAALSTRESLNEFPLSLLPTNLSFETLGAFLGSTGIIGAFGNSLLVGLGTLLISALIGVPAGYALARFAFPAKEPYQLFLLFTRALPIVVLSVPLARLFLTVDLYDTTYAVILLHTALALPTTILISASVFLSVPLDVEEAARVFGCTPAGAFLKVVMPMALPGLAAASIFTFVMSWNEVLGASILTLDHRTLPAQVLTSLSDSPLAYRFAGGFALVIPSILFIAFMRRYLTNMWGSTIR, encoded by the coding sequence ATGACAACGACACGCATACTCGACACGCCCCCGGCACAACCTGCGGTCGACGAAGCACCGCTGAAACGGCAGCGCCGGAACCGGGCCCTGCTCCAGGTGGCCTGTATCCTCATCTCGCTGTTCATGCTGGTTCCGATCTACCTGATCTCCCTCGCCGCACTCTCCACGCGGGAATCGCTCAACGAATTCCCGCTGAGCCTGCTTCCCACGAACCTGTCCTTCGAAACCCTCGGCGCGTTCCTCGGCTCGACCGGAATCATCGGAGCCTTCGGCAACTCGCTGCTCGTCGGCCTCGGGACGCTGCTGATCTCGGCCCTGATAGGAGTTCCGGCAGGGTACGCCCTGGCACGGTTCGCCTTCCCCGCCAAGGAGCCGTACCAACTGTTCCTGCTGTTCACCCGCGCACTGCCCATCGTGGTGCTCTCGGTCCCCCTGGCCCGGCTCTTCCTCACAGTCGACCTGTACGACACGACGTACGCCGTGATCCTGCTCCACACGGCGCTGGCGCTGCCGACGACGATCCTCATCTCCGCGAGCGTCTTCCTCAGCGTCCCCCTCGACGTCGAAGAGGCAGCCCGCGTCTTCGGCTGCACCCCGGCGGGAGCTTTCTTGAAGGTGGTCATGCCGATGGCCCTTCCGGGTCTCGCCGCGGCCTCCATCTTCACCTTCGTCATGTCCTGGAACGAGGTGCTCGGCGCGTCGATCCTCACGCTCGACCACCGCACCCTCCCTGCCCAGGTCCTCACCTCCTTGTCCGACTCCCCCCTTGCCTACCGGTTCGCGGGCGGTTTCGCACTGGTGATCCCGTCGATCCTCTTCATCGCGTTCATGCGCCGCTACCTCACCAACATGTGGGGCTCGACGATCCGCTAG
- a CDS encoding DUF5998 family protein codes for MTPSLSAPWRDLDASLERAGFYPRLVADVVHDALDGREPLSHVAHLETHFERTEVHRHITVLVLTEDMLVITHVDDQQLDDAGEQVMAQVSTESVPVSQIRSVVLSYLYAQPQDYKPSDQVREMTLAIAWSGGQRLDIGPASCGDPQCDADHGFTGTVAQEDIVLRVSAEADGVQAVQNAKGFARALRKVNTASPVAGGYIAAPDAVRRQPGFGGRFNRAHQR; via the coding sequence ATGACCCCATCGCTTTCCGCCCCGTGGCGTGACCTCGATGCATCGCTCGAGCGGGCAGGCTTCTACCCACGGCTCGTCGCCGACGTCGTCCACGACGCCCTCGACGGGCGCGAGCCGCTGTCCCACGTCGCCCACCTGGAGACGCACTTCGAACGCACCGAGGTGCACCGGCACATCACCGTGCTCGTCCTCACCGAGGACATGCTGGTCATCACGCACGTGGACGACCAGCAGCTCGACGACGCGGGCGAGCAGGTCATGGCGCAGGTCTCGACCGAATCCGTTCCCGTCAGCCAGATCCGCTCGGTCGTGCTCAGCTACCTGTACGCACAGCCGCAGGACTACAAGCCCAGCGACCAGGTCCGCGAGATGACGCTCGCCATCGCCTGGTCGGGCGGGCAACGCCTCGACATCGGTCCTGCCAGCTGCGGCGACCCCCAGTGCGACGCCGACCACGGATTCACGGGCACGGTCGCGCAGGAGGACATCGTCCTGCGCGTCAGCGCCGAAGCCGACGGCGTCCAGGCGGTGCAGAACGCCAAGGGGTTCGCGCGTGCGCTGCGGAAGGTCAACACGGCGAGCCCGGTCGCCGGCGGGTACATCGCGGCGCCCGACGCCGTGCGGCGCCAGCCCGGCTTCGGCGGCCGGTTCAACCGGGCCCACCAGCGGTAG
- a CDS encoding ABC transporter substrate-binding protein, whose protein sequence is MGFLSTQFTPVEEKQRYEGVLKKTLSVPVAYNSVDPGVFTSTVQTQTEAGSVKTALLGGLHGELAPLADSLEDVDQILRDLSGSGFTQDILDLTKVGGTTSKYVPWMQATYVVAVNKKALEWLPSGVDVNDLTYEGFLAWAQAAKTGAGRPVFGMPAGPKGLHHRFYQGFLLPSFTGGQITTFRNQDAVMAWEYMKDLWDATAPASTNFDAMQEPLARGEVLVAWDHVARLIGAPADNPDEWLMVPAPRGPKGRGYMLIVAGVALPKNGLERERAEQAIRGLAEPTTQIETLRSNAFFPVVQTELPTDLAGAIALEAAAVRLQQRSADALLALPPVGLGPKEGEVSQIFKNCFQEICLNGSAVQSTLDDQASQLNTILQELNVPCWAPDPVSPGEKCEVA, encoded by the coding sequence GTGGGATTCCTCTCAACCCAATTCACCCCGGTCGAAGAGAAGCAACGCTATGAAGGCGTCCTGAAAAAGACCCTGAGTGTTCCTGTGGCCTACAACTCAGTCGACCCCGGCGTCTTCACCTCGACCGTCCAGACTCAGACCGAGGCCGGCAGCGTGAAGACAGCCTTGCTGGGCGGACTCCACGGGGAACTGGCTCCCCTCGCCGACTCCCTTGAAGACGTCGACCAGATCCTGCGGGACCTTTCCGGCAGCGGCTTCACGCAGGACATCCTCGACCTCACCAAGGTCGGCGGCACCACCTCGAAGTACGTCCCCTGGATGCAGGCGACATACGTCGTGGCGGTCAACAAGAAGGCCCTGGAATGGCTTCCCAGCGGCGTCGACGTCAATGACCTCACCTACGAGGGCTTCCTGGCATGGGCACAGGCGGCCAAGACGGGCGCCGGGCGTCCCGTCTTCGGGATGCCCGCCGGCCCCAAGGGGCTTCACCACCGCTTCTACCAGGGGTTCCTCCTGCCGAGCTTCACCGGCGGCCAGATCACCACGTTCCGCAATCAGGACGCGGTGATGGCCTGGGAGTACATGAAGGACCTGTGGGACGCCACGGCTCCGGCCTCCACCAACTTCGATGCGATGCAGGAGCCTCTGGCACGCGGAGAGGTACTTGTGGCCTGGGACCACGTCGCCCGCCTCATCGGAGCCCCCGCCGACAATCCGGACGAGTGGCTGATGGTTCCCGCGCCGCGCGGGCCCAAGGGTCGTGGATACATGCTGATCGTCGCCGGTGTCGCGCTTCCGAAGAACGGACTGGAGCGCGAGCGGGCGGAACAGGCCATTCGGGGGCTCGCCGAACCGACGACCCAGATCGAGACGCTGCGCAGCAATGCCTTCTTCCCCGTTGTCCAGACGGAACTTCCGACGGACCTCGCGGGCGCAATCGCGCTCGAAGCCGCAGCGGTCCGGCTCCAGCAGCGGTCCGCCGACGCGCTCCTTGCTCTTCCGCCGGTGGGCCTCGGCCCCAAGGAGGGCGAGGTGTCACAGATATTCAAGAACTGCTTCCAGGAGATCTGCCTCAACGGCTCGGCAGTCCAGTCAACGCTGGATGACCAGGCCAGCCAGCTCAACACCATCCTGCAGGAACTCAATGTCCCGTGCTGGGCCCCCGATCCCGTCTCACCCGGCGAAAAGTGCGAGGTAGCGTAA
- the map gene encoding type I methionyl aminopeptidase, which yields MIEILNSSELARARDAGALVAHILQTLKSRTTVGTSLLDIDAWAGTLIVEAGAQSCYVDYEPSFGRGPFGHYICTSVNDAVLHGLPHDYSLADGDLLTLDLAVSLRGIAADSAISFVVGASKPAESMAMIGATERALAAGIAAARPGARIGDLSSAIGAVLSEAGYPINTDFGGHGIGSTMHQDPHIPNTGRPGRGYILRPGLLLALEPWIMADTAKLVTDADGWTLRSATGSRSAHSEHTIAITDEGAEILTLPRP from the coding sequence ATGATCGAGATCCTGAACTCCTCCGAGCTGGCCCGGGCTCGGGATGCGGGCGCCCTGGTTGCCCACATCCTGCAGACCCTGAAGAGCCGCACCACGGTCGGTACGAGTCTCCTGGACATCGACGCATGGGCCGGGACCCTGATCGTGGAGGCCGGAGCGCAGTCCTGCTATGTCGACTACGAGCCGTCCTTCGGACGCGGGCCGTTCGGCCACTACATCTGCACGTCCGTCAACGACGCGGTGCTCCACGGCCTGCCACACGACTATTCGCTCGCCGACGGCGACCTGCTGACGCTCGACCTCGCCGTCTCGCTCCGCGGGATCGCTGCGGACTCCGCCATCAGCTTCGTGGTCGGTGCATCGAAGCCCGCGGAGAGCATGGCGATGATCGGCGCGACCGAACGGGCGCTGGCCGCAGGAATAGCCGCTGCACGACCCGGAGCCCGCATCGGCGATCTCTCCTCCGCCATCGGCGCGGTCCTCAGCGAGGCGGGGTACCCGATCAACACCGACTTCGGGGGTCATGGCATCGGATCGACGATGCACCAGGACCCGCACATCCCCAATACCGGACGGCCCGGCCGGGGCTACATCCTGCGCCCCGGGCTGCTGCTCGCACTGGAGCCGTGGATCATGGCGGACACGGCGAAACTGGTCACCGACGCCGACGGGTGGACGCTGCGCAGCGCGACAGGCAGCCGGTCGGCGCACAGCGAGCACACCATCGCCATCACCGACGAGGGAGCCGAGATCCTCACCCTGCCGCGACCGTAG
- a CDS encoding helix-turn-helix domain-containing protein translates to MVRLPLTPDEVERGQRLGALLRRARGERSMLGTALDAQVSPETLRKIESGRVATPAFPTIAAIADVLGLSLDAVWAEINQPRRETVPVTSNPGAPERLAS, encoded by the coding sequence ATGGTCAGATTGCCGCTCACTCCGGACGAGGTCGAGCGCGGACAGCGCCTCGGCGCCCTGCTGCGGCGAGCCCGCGGGGAGCGCTCGATGCTCGGGACAGCGCTCGACGCCCAGGTCTCACCGGAGACCCTCCGGAAGATCGAGTCGGGGCGCGTGGCGACCCCCGCCTTCCCGACCATCGCCGCGATCGCCGACGTGCTCGGACTCTCCCTCGATGCGGTGTGGGCCGAGATCAACCAGCCCCGCCGGGAAACCGTGCCGGTGACATCGAACCCCGGCGCACCCGAGCGGCTGGCCTCGTAG
- a CDS encoding bifunctional acetate--CoA ligase family protein/GNAT family N-acetyltransferase: MVADGQYPEYWEADVVLRDGGTAHLRPISPSDADAVQAFHVRQSKNSIYLRFFTYKASLSDKELKRFTEVDHRDRVAFVITRGADIIGIGRYDRLDDPLEAEVAFNVSDYHQGRGVGSILLEHLAAAARENGIRRFAAEVLPENRKMITVFAEAGYEVQRHFDDGVVMLSFDIDPTRKSQAVMEAREHRAEARSMAELLTPSSVAVIGASREEGAVGYALLEHVIDGGFTGRVYAVNPEAFELHGMVSHASVAEVPEPVDLAVIAVPHEQVDAVVDECARAGVRGLLVATAGYADDDEGLTRQRALVHKARAHGMRVVGPASLGLVNTDPEVRLNASMAPDLPQRGALSLFSQSAGLGVLLYASARRRGLGVSSVISAGNRADVSGNDAMQFWEDDPSTRAVGLYFESIGNPRKFSRIARRLARTKPVIVAKSDVTGLQLPPGHAVRTSQAPAGALDSMLRQSGVMRVETTEQLMDIAQIVASQPLPRGSGVAVFSNSSALGKVVADGVVSQGMTVARLETRLQLDTGQSVALPALASAVADALRDESVHAAIVTTLPARGLTAEAVAARLQQCAEDAGKPVIASFTGILDVRLQLDGLVTAAPSASRAPADRAADDGADPVRVPLEGAGAASPPAQGPGAAAAVEAAPLPLQRGLPCFPSPGAALAALGAVVRYSLWRSRDHGEFLDPDGVDVDEATRVLAGVRARVADVELTRLSPDECAALLGAYGIGLLPSARFASADEAVEAADRLGWPVALKTMDEHLRHRLDLGGVRLAIDDAESLRRTITQMESALAPFGSFGMEVQSMAPSGQACSLRAIEDPLMGPVVSFGLAGDAVNLLDDWAHAVPPLSTGDIADLVRAPRASRKLFGYQGLPPADVAAIEDLVARVALMKDNHPEIALLDLNPVLVATTGLSVLSAAIDVGNPQRRTDSARRAMRD, translated from the coding sequence ATGGTGGCCGACGGACAATACCCGGAATATTGGGAAGCTGATGTCGTCCTGCGCGACGGCGGGACGGCGCACCTGAGGCCCATCTCGCCGTCCGACGCGGACGCGGTGCAGGCGTTCCACGTCCGCCAGTCCAAGAATTCGATCTACCTCCGGTTCTTCACCTACAAGGCATCCCTGAGCGACAAGGAGCTCAAGCGCTTCACCGAGGTGGACCACCGGGACCGCGTCGCCTTCGTCATCACCCGCGGTGCCGACATCATCGGCATCGGCCGCTACGACCGCCTCGACGATCCGCTCGAGGCCGAGGTGGCCTTCAACGTCTCGGACTACCACCAGGGCCGCGGGGTCGGTTCCATCCTGCTCGAGCACCTCGCCGCCGCCGCCCGCGAGAACGGCATCCGGCGCTTCGCGGCGGAGGTCCTCCCCGAGAACCGTAAGATGATCACCGTCTTCGCCGAAGCGGGGTACGAGGTGCAGCGGCATTTCGACGACGGCGTCGTCATGCTGAGCTTCGACATCGACCCCACCCGGAAGTCCCAGGCCGTCATGGAGGCCCGCGAGCACCGCGCCGAGGCGAGGAGCATGGCCGAGCTCCTGACGCCGTCGTCGGTCGCGGTGATCGGTGCGAGCCGCGAGGAGGGCGCTGTCGGGTATGCCCTGCTCGAACACGTGATCGACGGCGGGTTCACCGGAAGGGTCTACGCGGTCAATCCCGAAGCCTTCGAGCTGCACGGCATGGTCTCCCACGCCTCGGTCGCCGAGGTGCCGGAGCCCGTGGACCTGGCGGTCATCGCCGTACCGCACGAGCAGGTGGACGCCGTCGTGGACGAGTGCGCCCGCGCCGGAGTCCGTGGCCTGCTCGTGGCGACGGCCGGTTACGCGGACGACGACGAGGGGCTCACCCGCCAGCGCGCCCTCGTGCACAAGGCTCGGGCCCACGGCATGCGGGTGGTCGGCCCGGCCTCCCTGGGGCTCGTCAACACCGATCCCGAGGTCCGGCTCAACGCCTCGATGGCCCCCGACCTCCCGCAGCGCGGCGCCCTCTCGCTGTTCAGCCAGTCCGCGGGCCTCGGCGTGCTCCTGTACGCCAGCGCGCGGCGGCGGGGGCTCGGGGTGTCCTCGGTGATCTCCGCGGGGAACCGCGCCGACGTGTCCGGCAACGACGCCATGCAGTTCTGGGAGGACGATCCGAGCACGCGCGCTGTGGGCCTGTACTTCGAGTCGATCGGCAACCCGAGGAAGTTCTCCCGCATCGCCCGCCGCCTCGCGAGGACCAAGCCCGTCATCGTGGCGAAGTCCGACGTCACGGGGCTGCAGCTTCCGCCGGGACACGCCGTGCGGACCTCCCAGGCCCCGGCGGGGGCGCTCGACTCGATGCTGCGGCAGTCCGGCGTGATGCGGGTCGAGACGACGGAACAGCTGATGGACATCGCGCAGATCGTCGCGAGCCAGCCGCTGCCCCGGGGATCCGGCGTGGCCGTCTTCAGCAACTCCTCGGCCCTCGGCAAGGTGGTCGCGGACGGCGTCGTGTCGCAGGGGATGACGGTCGCGCGGCTGGAGACAAGACTGCAGCTCGACACCGGGCAGTCCGTCGCGCTGCCCGCCCTGGCCTCGGCGGTGGCCGACGCCCTGCGCGACGAGTCCGTCCACGCGGCGATCGTCACCACGCTTCCCGCCCGCGGCCTCACGGCAGAGGCCGTCGCGGCCCGTCTGCAGCAGTGCGCCGAGGACGCCGGAAAACCGGTCATCGCCTCGTTCACCGGCATCCTCGATGTGCGCCTGCAGCTCGACGGGCTGGTCACAGCGGCACCGTCGGCCTCGCGGGCACCCGCGGACCGGGCAGCGGACGACGGAGCCGATCCGGTCCGGGTGCCCCTCGAGGGCGCGGGCGCTGCGTCCCCGCCCGCGCAGGGTCCCGGCGCCGCCGCTGCGGTCGAGGCCGCTCCGCTGCCCCTGCAGCGCGGACTGCCGTGCTTCCCCAGCCCCGGGGCCGCGCTGGCCGCCCTCGGCGCCGTCGTGCGGTACTCGCTATGGCGTTCCCGTGACCACGGCGAGTTCCTGGACCCGGACGGCGTCGACGTCGACGAGGCCACGCGCGTCCTGGCCGGCGTCCGGGCACGGGTCGCCGACGTCGAACTCACGCGCCTCTCCCCGGACGAGTGCGCGGCCCTCCTGGGTGCCTACGGCATCGGGCTGCTGCCGTCGGCGCGGTTCGCATCCGCCGACGAAGCGGTGGAGGCAGCGGACCGCCTCGGCTGGCCGGTGGCACTCAAGACGATGGACGAGCACCTCAGGCATCGACTCGACCTCGGCGGGGTGCGGCTGGCCATCGACGACGCCGAGTCCCTGCGGCGCACCATCACCCAGATGGAGAGCGCCCTCGCGCCCTTCGGCAGCTTCGGCATGGAGGTGCAGTCGATGGCGCCCTCCGGCCAGGCGTGCAGCCTCCGCGCCATCGAGGACCCGCTCATGGGTCCGGTGGTGTCCTTCGGGCTCGCCGGCGACGCCGTCAACCTGCTGGACGACTGGGCCCACGCCGTGCCTCCGCTCAGCACGGGGGACATCGCGGATCTCGTCCGGGCGCCCCGGGCGTCCCGCAAGCTCTTCGGCTACCAGGGACTGCCGCCCGCCGACGTCGCCGCGATCGAGGACCTCGTGGCGCGCGTCGCCCTCATGAAGGACAACCACCCCGAGATCGCCCTGCTCGACCTCAACCCGGTCCTCGTCGCGACGACGGGCCTCTCGGTACTGAGCGCCGCCATCGACGTCGGCAACCCCCAGCGGCGCACCGACAGCGCACGCCGCGCCATGCGCGACTGA